From a region of the Bradyrhizobium sp. KBS0727 genome:
- a CDS encoding carbohydrate ABC transporter permease: MDKTVNQKAWFLVLPVFLVVAFSAILPLMTVVNYSMQDTFGNNQFFWNGVGWFKELLDPSTDLGGRFLASLGRNLFFSAVILAIEVPLGIVVALSMPREGWSVAVCLVILALPLLIPWNVVGTIWQIFGRPDIGLLGYTLNGLGFNYNYVSNEFDAWATVIVMDVWHWTSLVALLCYAGLKSIPDAYYQAAQIDGASRWAVFKAIQLPKMKRVLLIAVLLRFMDSFMIYTEPFVVTGGGPGNSTTFVSIELVKIALGQFDLGKAAALSLVYNLIILIVCWLFYTVMTNAGTERPAKQGVA; the protein is encoded by the coding sequence ATGGACAAGACGGTCAACCAGAAGGCCTGGTTCCTGGTGCTGCCGGTGTTCCTGGTGGTCGCGTTCTCCGCGATCCTGCCGCTGATGACGGTGGTGAACTATTCGATGCAGGACACCTTCGGCAACAACCAGTTCTTCTGGAACGGTGTCGGCTGGTTCAAGGAGCTGCTCGATCCCTCGACCGACCTCGGCGGGCGCTTCCTGGCATCGCTCGGCCGCAACCTGTTCTTCTCCGCCGTGATCCTCGCAATCGAGGTGCCGCTCGGCATCGTGGTGGCGCTGTCGATGCCGCGCGAGGGCTGGTCGGTCGCCGTCTGCCTCGTGATCCTGGCGTTGCCGCTTTTGATTCCGTGGAACGTGGTCGGGACCATTTGGCAGATTTTCGGGCGGCCCGACATCGGCCTGCTCGGCTATACGCTCAACGGGCTCGGCTTCAACTACAACTACGTCTCCAACGAGTTCGACGCCTGGGCCACCGTCATCGTGATGGACGTCTGGCACTGGACCAGCCTGGTCGCACTGCTGTGCTACGCCGGCCTGAAGTCGATCCCCGACGCCTATTACCAGGCGGCGCAGATCGACGGCGCCTCGCGCTGGGCCGTGTTCAAGGCGATCCAGTTGCCGAAGATGAAGCGCGTGCTTCTGATCGCGGTGCTGCTGCGCTTCATGGACAGTTTCATGATCTACACCGAACCGTTCGTCGTCACCGGCGGCGGCCCCGGCAATTCGACCACCTTCGTCTCGATCGAACTGGTCAAGATCGCGCTCGGGCAGTTCGACCTCGGCAAGGCGGCGGCGCTGTCGCTGGTCTACAACCTGATCATCCTGATCGTGTGTTGGTTGTTCTACACCGTGATGACCAATGCCGGAACCGAGCGTCCGGCCAAACAGGGAGTCGCCTGA
- a CDS encoding carbohydrate ABC transporter permease, producing MHSIPGRRAIMVLFLIFLMLPIYWLVNMSFKTNGEIVSTMTLWPHQPTLENYMRIFTDESWYSGYIHSLNYVVINTVISIAVALPAAYAFSRYRFLGDKHLFFWLLSNRMAPAAVYALPFFNLYSAIGLFDTPWAVALAHCIFNVPLAVWILEGFVSGVPREIDETAFLDGYSFPKFFVKILVPLIASGIGVAAFFCFMFSWVELLLARTLTTVNAKPISAIMTRTVSAAGMDWGLLAAAGVLTIIPGALVIWFVRNYIARGFALGRV from the coding sequence ATGCATTCGATTCCCGGCCGCCGCGCCATCATGGTGCTGTTCCTGATCTTCCTGATGTTGCCGATCTACTGGCTCGTCAACATGAGCTTCAAGACCAATGGCGAGATCGTCTCGACCATGACGCTGTGGCCGCACCAGCCGACGCTGGAAAACTACATGCGCATCTTCACCGACGAAAGCTGGTATTCCGGCTATATCCACTCGCTGAACTACGTCGTGATCAACACCGTGATCTCGATCGCGGTGGCGCTGCCGGCGGCCTACGCGTTTTCGCGCTACCGCTTCCTCGGCGACAAGCACCTGTTCTTCTGGCTGTTGTCGAACCGGATGGCGCCGGCGGCAGTCTATGCGCTGCCGTTCTTCAATCTCTATTCGGCGATCGGCCTGTTCGATACGCCGTGGGCCGTGGCGCTGGCGCACTGCATCTTCAACGTGCCGCTGGCGGTGTGGATCCTCGAAGGCTTCGTCTCGGGGGTGCCGCGCGAAATCGACGAGACCGCGTTCCTCGACGGCTACTCGTTCCCGAAATTCTTCGTCAAGATCCTGGTGCCGCTGATCGCGAGCGGCATCGGCGTCGCCGCGTTCTTCTGCTTCATGTTCTCCTGGGTCGAGCTGCTGCTGGCGCGAACGCTGACGACGGTCAACGCCAAGCCGATTTCGGCGATCATGACGCGCACGGTTTCCGCCGCCGGCATGGACTGGGGGCTGTTGGCCGCCGCCGGTGTGCTCACCATCATCCCCGGCGCGCTGGTGATCTGGTTCGTCCGCAACTACATCGCGCGCGGTTTCGCGCTGGGCAGGGTGTAG
- a CDS encoding DUF2160 domain-containing protein, with protein MENVAWMAWTVPTAIFFVMLSLTLGVMTWLAVAYPEAERIGILRIPTTRGDRLFISLVLTAVIHLLWIAFVGTDAIFTLPIGEGVEISSLWLATVISLLSAVAIFRNV; from the coding sequence ATGGAAAACGTCGCATGGATGGCCTGGACCGTGCCGACCGCGATCTTCTTCGTGATGCTGTCGCTCACGCTCGGCGTCATGACATGGCTTGCGGTCGCCTATCCCGAGGCCGAACGGATCGGCATCCTGCGGATTCCGACAACGCGGGGCGACCGGCTGTTCATTTCGCTGGTGCTGACCGCGGTGATCCATCTGTTGTGGATCGCCTTTGTCGGCACCGACGCGATATTCACGCTTCCGATCGGGGAGGGCGTTGAGATTTCGAGCCTGTGGCTCGCAACCGTGATTTCGCTTCTCTCGGCCGTTGCGATTTTCCGCAACGTCTGA
- a CDS encoding ABC transporter substrate-binding protein, translated as MTSAAALIAASVTMAAPALADDATAQKWIDSEFQPSTLSKADQLKELQWYEKAAQPFKGMEINVVSETITTHEYESKTLAKAFTEITGIKIKHDVIQEGDVVEKLQTQMQSGKNVYDGWINDSDLIGTHFRYGQTIILSDYMTGEGKDVTDPMLDVNDFIGKSFTTAPDGKLYQLPDQQFANLYWFRYDWFSNPDYKAKFKAKYGYDLGVPVNWSAYEDIAEFFTNDIKEINGVKVYGHMDYGKKDPSLGWRFTDAWLSMAGNGDKGIPNGLPVDEWGIRMEGCRPVGSSVERGGDTNGPAAVYSIVKYLDWMKKYAPPQAQGMTFSESGPVPAQGAIAQQIFWYTAFTADMVKPGPVMNADGTPKWRMAPSPHGAYWKEGMKLGYQDAGSATLLKSTPPDRRKAAWLYLQFINSKTVSLKKSHVGLTFIRESDIWDKSFTERAPKLGGLIEFYRSPARVQWTPTGNNVPDYPKLAQLWWQNIGDASSGAKTPQAAMDALAAAQDSVMERLEKSGVQKECGPKLNKKETAEFWFAKAQKDGTLAPQRKLANEKPKGETIDYDTLVKSWPATPPKRAEAK; from the coding sequence ATGACCAGCGCCGCCGCGCTGATCGCGGCGTCGGTGACGATGGCTGCGCCGGCGCTTGCCGACGACGCAACCGCGCAGAAGTGGATCGACAGCGAATTCCAGCCCTCGACCTTGTCGAAGGCGGACCAGTTGAAGGAGCTGCAGTGGTACGAAAAGGCCGCCCAGCCCTTCAAGGGCATGGAAATCAACGTCGTATCGGAAACCATCACGACGCATGAATATGAATCCAAGACGCTGGCGAAGGCGTTCACCGAGATCACCGGCATCAAGATCAAGCACGACGTCATCCAGGAAGGCGACGTGGTTGAGAAACTGCAGACCCAGATGCAGTCGGGCAAGAACGTCTATGACGGCTGGATCAACGATAGCGACCTGATCGGCACCCACTTCCGCTACGGCCAGACCATCATCCTGTCGGACTACATGACCGGCGAGGGCAAGGACGTCACCGACCCGATGCTCGACGTCAACGACTTCATCGGCAAGTCGTTCACGACGGCGCCGGACGGCAAGCTCTATCAGCTTCCCGACCAGCAGTTCGCGAACCTCTACTGGTTCCGCTACGATTGGTTCTCCAATCCGGACTACAAGGCCAAGTTCAAGGCCAAGTACGGCTACGACCTCGGCGTACCCGTGAACTGGTCGGCGTATGAAGACATCGCCGAATTCTTCACCAACGACATCAAGGAAATCAACGGCGTCAAGGTCTATGGCCACATGGACTATGGCAAGAAGGATCCCTCGCTCGGCTGGCGTTTCACCGACGCCTGGCTGTCGATGGCGGGCAACGGCGACAAGGGCATTCCGAACGGTCTGCCGGTCGACGAATGGGGCATCCGCATGGAAGGCTGCCGTCCGGTGGGCTCGTCCGTCGAGCGCGGCGGCGACACCAACGGTCCGGCGGCGGTCTACTCGATCGTCAAGTATCTCGACTGGATGAAGAAGTATGCCCCGCCGCAGGCGCAAGGCATGACCTTCTCCGAATCCGGACCGGTGCCGGCGCAAGGTGCGATCGCGCAGCAAATCTTCTGGTACACCGCCTTCACCGCCGACATGGTGAAGCCGGGTCCGGTGATGAATGCCGACGGCACGCCGAAATGGCGCATGGCGCCGTCGCCGCACGGCGCGTACTGGAAGGAGGGCATGAAGCTCGGCTACCAGGATGCCGGCTCGGCGACGCTGCTGAAGTCGACGCCCCCGGATCGCCGCAAGGCGGCCTGGCTCTATCTGCAGTTCATCAACTCCAAGACGGTGAGCCTGAAGAAGAGCCATGTCGGTCTCACCTTCATTCGTGAGTCCGACATCTGGGACAAGTCGTTCACCGAGCGTGCGCCGAAGCTCGGCGGCCTGATCGAGTTCTACCGCTCGCCGGCGCGCGTGCAGTGGACCCCGACCGGCAACAACGTGCCTGACTATCCGAAGCTGGCTCAGTTGTGGTGGCAGAACATCGGCGATGCGTCGTCCGGTGCGAAGACCCCGCAGGCGGCAATGGATGCGCTGGCCGCAGCCCAGGACTCGGTGATGGAACGTCTTGAGAAGTCCGGTGTGCAGAAGGAGTGCGGACCGAAGCTGAACAAGAAGGAGACCGCCGAGTTCTGGTTCGCCAAGGCTCAGAAGGACGGCACGCTGGCGCCCCAGCGCAAGCTGGCGAACGAGAAGCCGAAGGGCGAAACCATCGACTACGACACGCTGGTCAAGTCGTGGCCGGCGACCCCGCCGAAGCGGGCGGAAGCGAAGTGA
- a CDS encoding alkene reductase codes for MSQSKLFEPFKLGPITLPNRVVMAPLTRNRAIPSGLVPSPLAVDYYGQRASAGLLITEASQVSQQGQGYQDTPGIYSKEQTAAWRKVTDRVHEKGGRIYIQLWHVGRISHDSLQPGGGKPVGPSAIRAKGKTFVNGTFTDISEPRALELSEIPGIIEDFKRGTANALEAGFDGVEIHGANGYLLDQFAKDGANKRTDAYGGSIENRARLMLEVSKVVAAVAGADRTGIRISPVTPANDVSDSNPQPLFDYIVEGLNALKLTYIHVIEGATGGPRDIAPFDYASLRKRFKQAYVANNGYDFELATKVLAEGAADLIAFGKPFISNPDLVERLEKGAALNPFDKATFYGGGAKGYTDYPTLGAAQAAE; via the coding sequence ATGAGCCAGTCCAAACTGTTCGAGCCCTTCAAACTTGGCCCGATTACGCTGCCCAACCGCGTCGTCATGGCGCCCCTGACCCGCAACCGCGCGATACCGTCCGGCCTGGTGCCGAGCCCGCTGGCGGTGGACTATTACGGCCAACGCGCCTCGGCGGGATTGCTGATCACCGAAGCCAGCCAGGTTTCGCAGCAGGGCCAGGGTTATCAGGACACGCCGGGCATCTATTCGAAGGAACAGACCGCCGCCTGGCGCAAGGTCACCGACCGCGTCCATGAGAAGGGCGGACGCATCTATATCCAGCTCTGGCACGTCGGCCGTATCTCGCACGACTCGCTGCAGCCCGGCGGCGGCAAGCCGGTTGGCCCCTCGGCGATCCGCGCCAAGGGCAAGACCTTCGTCAACGGCACCTTCACCGATATCTCCGAGCCGCGCGCGCTCGAGCTCTCGGAAATTCCGGGGATTATCGAGGACTTCAAGCGCGGTACCGCGAACGCGCTGGAAGCCGGTTTCGACGGCGTCGAAATCCACGGCGCCAACGGTTACCTGCTCGACCAGTTCGCCAAGGACGGCGCCAACAAGCGCACCGATGCCTATGGTGGATCGATCGAGAACCGCGCCAGGCTGATGCTCGAAGTATCCAAGGTGGTGGCGGCCGTCGCCGGCGCCGATCGCACCGGCATCCGCATTTCGCCGGTGACGCCGGCCAATGACGTTTCGGATAGCAATCCGCAGCCGCTGTTCGACTACATCGTAGAAGGGCTCAACGCGCTGAAGTTGACCTACATTCACGTCATCGAGGGTGCTACCGGCGGTCCGCGCGACATTGCGCCGTTCGACTATGCGTCCTTGCGCAAGCGCTTCAAGCAGGCCTACGTCGCCAACAACGGCTACGATTTCGAGCTCGCCACCAAGGTGTTGGCTGAAGGCGCGGCCGACCTGATCGCGTTCGGCAAGCCGTTCATCTCGAACCCCGACCTGGTCGAGCGCCTGGAGAAGGGCGCCGCGCTGAACCCGTTCGACAAGGCGACGTTCTATGGCGGCGGCGCCAAGGGATACACGGATTATCCGACGCTCGGGGCCGCACAGGCGGCGGAGTAG
- a CDS encoding SDR family NAD(P)-dependent oxidoreductase, giving the protein MSTTTHAPQKIDPSASLHAESLGLAKSHGRLAGRRIIVVGAGQRKIIDEEPPIGNGRAMSVLFAREGAHVACIDVSKEAADNTVAQITSEGGKAFTDVVDVSDVAAIAPAIERCAKQLGGLDGLALNVGISCGLSLPKMTAEAWDKDYAVNVRSHMLFAQKALEIMAPGGAITLTSSMASQRGNGRNPAYESSKAAQIALGRAIARAGEEKGIRCNVIAPGFIDSPMGRDASRRRADRALTVPFGRQGTGWEVAYAALFLISNESSYVNAHTLFLDAGHMGGIVRG; this is encoded by the coding sequence ATGTCCACCACCACGCACGCCCCCCAAAAAATCGATCCGTCCGCCTCGCTGCATGCGGAATCGCTTGGCCTTGCCAAGAGCCATGGCCGCCTCGCCGGCCGCCGCATCATCGTGGTCGGCGCCGGGCAGCGCAAAATCATCGACGAGGAGCCGCCGATCGGCAACGGCCGCGCCATGTCGGTGCTGTTCGCACGCGAGGGCGCGCATGTCGCCTGCATCGACGTCAGCAAGGAAGCCGCCGACAACACCGTGGCGCAGATTACAAGCGAAGGCGGCAAGGCTTTTACCGACGTGGTCGATGTCTCCGACGTCGCGGCGATCGCACCCGCAATCGAGCGCTGTGCCAAGCAGCTCGGCGGTCTCGATGGCTTGGCGCTCAATGTCGGCATTTCCTGCGGCCTGTCGCTGCCGAAAATGACGGCGGAAGCCTGGGACAAGGATTACGCCGTCAACGTGCGCAGCCACATGCTGTTCGCGCAGAAGGCGCTGGAGATCATGGCGCCGGGCGGCGCCATCACCCTGACCTCGTCGATGGCGAGCCAGCGCGGCAACGGCCGCAACCCGGCCTATGAATCCTCCAAGGCGGCGCAGATCGCGCTCGGCCGGGCGATTGCCCGCGCCGGTGAAGAAAAGGGCATTCGCTGCAATGTGATCGCGCCGGGCTTCATCGACAGTCCGATGGGCCGCGACGCCAGCCGAAGGCGGGCCGATCGCGCGCTGACGGTGCCGTTCGGCCGCCAGGGCACCGGCTGGGAGGTCGCCTATGCTGCGTTGTTCCTGATTTCGAATGAATCATCCTACGTCAACGCGCACACGCTGTTCCTCGATGCCGGCCATATGGGCGGGATCGTGCGCGGTTAA
- a CDS encoding DUF1993 family protein produces MSFYDATVPAYLQVLGSLSGLLTKAEAHCKAKNIQPEVLLNSRLYPDMLPLSKQIQLAADFATRGCARVTHSDVPQTPDTEKTFEELRARLAKTIDYVKSFKPAQFEGADTKDVTFPMGPEKTMTMKGQQFISNFSLPQFYFHAAIAHGLLRHNGVEVGKRDFMGAN; encoded by the coding sequence ATGTCTTTCTACGACGCCACCGTGCCGGCCTATCTGCAGGTTCTAGGCTCCCTTTCCGGCCTGCTCACCAAGGCCGAGGCGCATTGCAAGGCCAAGAACATCCAGCCCGAGGTGCTGCTCAATTCGCGGCTTTATCCGGACATGCTGCCGCTATCGAAGCAGATCCAGCTCGCCGCCGATTTCGCCACCCGCGGCTGCGCCCGCGTCACCCATAGCGACGTGCCACAGACGCCCGATACCGAAAAGACCTTTGAGGAATTGCGCGCGCGGCTCGCCAAGACCATCGACTACGTCAAATCGTTCAAACCCGCGCAGTTCGAAGGCGCCGATACCAAGGACGTCACCTTCCCGATGGGTCCGGAAAAGACGATGACGATGAAGGGCCAGCAGTTCATCTCGAACTTCTCCCTGCCGCAGTTCTATTTCCATGCCGCGATCGCCCACGGCCTCTTGCGCCACAACGGCGTCGAGGTCGGCAAGCGCGATTTTATGGGCGCGAATTGA
- a CDS encoding lytic murein transglycosylase yields the protein MPFSRFLVVTAASLAFSSLASAQPAPAPVRPAQPRPVTAPRPAIAAPGQPVAATPSPRAAACHNGMNFDRFLAELKQRAVAAGVSQRALSEAAPYLVYDQSIVNRDRGQRVFGQVFTEFARRRASDSAAQQAQARVRIHAAAFNRAEKEYGVPPAVIAAFWGLESSFGAELGNLHTLPSLVSLAYDCRRSEMFQNETIAALKIVDRGDLTPSEMIGSWAGELGQTQFLPTHYFNYAVDYDGDGHRNLLRSAPDVIGSTANYITNGLKWRRGEPWLQEVRAPQNLASSFPWDQADLTIKLPRSKWAQLGVTYADGKPLPNDDMPASLLLPMGRTGPAFLAYANFAAYTEWNNSLIYSTTAGYLATRIAGAAPMRQPSAPVVQLPLNEIKELQQLLVRAGFNVGKVDGVLGQQSRIAVKTMQAKYGLPADSWPTAELLARMRGGPR from the coding sequence ATGCCGTTTTCCAGATTTCTCGTTGTCACCGCGGCGTCACTGGCATTTTCATCGCTCGCATCGGCCCAACCGGCGCCGGCGCCTGTCCGGCCGGCGCAGCCAAGACCGGTGACTGCGCCGAGGCCAGCCATCGCGGCACCCGGCCAGCCGGTGGCAGCGACGCCCAGCCCGCGCGCGGCGGCCTGTCACAACGGGATGAATTTCGACCGCTTCCTCGCCGAACTGAAACAGCGGGCGGTGGCCGCCGGCGTGTCGCAGCGCGCGCTCAGCGAGGCAGCGCCCTATCTCGTCTATGACCAGAGCATCGTGAACCGCGACCGCGGCCAGCGCGTGTTCGGCCAGGTGTTCACCGAATTCGCCAGGCGCCGGGCGTCCGACAGCGCGGCCCAACAGGCCCAGGCGCGGGTCCGGATACATGCGGCCGCGTTCAATCGCGCCGAGAAGGAATATGGCGTACCGCCGGCCGTGATCGCCGCGTTCTGGGGACTGGAGAGCAGTTTTGGCGCGGAGCTCGGCAATCTGCATACGCTGCCGTCGCTGGTGTCGCTGGCCTACGACTGCCGCCGCTCGGAGATGTTCCAGAACGAGACCATCGCGGCGCTGAAAATCGTCGATCGCGGCGATCTCACGCCCAGCGAGATGATCGGATCGTGGGCCGGCGAACTCGGCCAGACGCAATTCCTGCCGACGCACTATTTCAACTATGCGGTGGACTATGACGGCGACGGCCATCGCAACCTGTTGCGCAGCGCGCCCGACGTGATCGGCTCGACCGCGAACTACATCACCAACGGCCTGAAGTGGCGGCGCGGCGAGCCGTGGCTGCAGGAAGTGCGCGCGCCGCAAAACCTCGCTTCAAGTTTTCCCTGGGACCAGGCGGACCTGACCATCAAATTGCCGCGCTCAAAATGGGCGCAGCTCGGCGTCACCTATGCGGATGGAAAACCGCTGCCCAACGACGACATGCCGGCCTCGCTGCTGCTGCCGATGGGTCGCACCGGACCTGCGTTCCTCGCTTATGCGAATTTCGCGGCCTATACCGAGTGGAATAATTCGCTGATCTATTCGACCACCGCGGGCTATCTCGCCACCCGCATCGCCGGTGCCGCGCCGATGCGACAGCCGTCGGCGCCGGTGGTGCAACTGCCGCTCAACGAGATCAAGGAATTGCAGCAGCTTCTGGTGCGCGCCGGCTTCAATGTCGGCAAGGTCGACGGCGTGCTCGGCCAGCAGAGCCGGATTGCGGTGAAGACGATGCAGGCCAAATACGGCCTGCCGGCGGATTCCTGGCCGACCGCGGAGCTGCTGGCACGGATGCGCGGCGGGCCGAGGTAA
- a CDS encoding xanthine dehydrogenase family protein subunit M yields the protein MTELRYMAPATLDEAIGAFAAAGSAARILAGGTDLLVQMRAGMVKPGLIVDIKKIPDLTSIEQTKDGGFRVGAAVSGMALAEHNSFGKVWPGVLEAVNLIGSKQVQGRASAGGNLCNGSPAGDSVPAMVAAGAIVTVQGPNGRRDIKVEDVPAGPGRTNLKPGEILVSFTLPPRAPGSSDAYLRMIPRTEMDIAVVGLGVSLTMKDGVCTAARVGLGAVAPTVLLVEDAAKALIGSRLDDAALAKAANACSAACRPIDDKRGTIAYRTKVAGVLLKRTTLIAAKRAQTN from the coding sequence ATGACGGAACTCCGATACATGGCGCCGGCGACGCTGGACGAAGCGATTGGCGCTTTTGCCGCCGCAGGCAGCGCCGCGCGCATTCTGGCCGGTGGCACCGATTTGCTGGTGCAGATGCGCGCCGGCATGGTGAAGCCCGGCCTGATCGTCGACATCAAGAAAATTCCCGACCTGACTTCGATCGAGCAGACCAAAGATGGCGGCTTTCGCGTCGGCGCTGCCGTATCCGGCATGGCGCTGGCCGAGCACAACAGCTTCGGCAAGGTTTGGCCCGGCGTGCTGGAGGCCGTCAATCTGATCGGCTCCAAGCAGGTCCAGGGGCGGGCGTCGGCCGGCGGCAATCTCTGCAACGGCTCACCGGCCGGCGACAGCGTGCCCGCGATGGTCGCGGCCGGCGCGATCGTCACCGTGCAGGGCCCGAACGGCCGCCGCGATATCAAGGTCGAAGACGTGCCGGCCGGTCCCGGCCGCACCAATTTAAAACCTGGCGAAATCCTCGTCAGCTTCACGTTGCCACCGCGCGCGCCCGGATCCAGCGATGCGTATCTGCGCATGATCCCGCGCACTGAAATGGATATCGCCGTCGTCGGCCTCGGCGTCAGCCTCACCATGAAGGATGGCGTCTGCACCGCCGCGCGCGTCGGCCTCGGTGCCGTCGCGCCGACGGTGCTGCTGGTGGAAGATGCTGCCAAAGCGTTGATCGGCAGCAGGCTCGATGACGCCGCGCTCGCCAAAGCCGCCAACGCCTGCTCCGCCGCCTGCCGTCCGATCGACGACAAGCGCGGCACCATCGCCTACCGCACCAAGGTGGCCGGCGTGCTGTTGAAGCGCACGACCCTGATCGCCGCCAAGCGCGCCCAAACGAATTGA
- a CDS encoding (2Fe-2S)-binding protein yields the protein MAKVHVTTSINGEPMEYLCEPSDTMLDALRGPLGLTGSKEGCASGDCGACSITLDDRLVCSCLMLAVEAEGHEIRTIEGMAHGDKLHPLQQKFLESAALQCGICTSGMLIASDALLRKNPNPSEEQVRFWLAGNLCRCTGYDKIVRAVMETAADMRETAQ from the coding sequence ATGGCCAAAGTTCACGTCACCACGTCCATCAACGGCGAGCCGATGGAATATCTGTGCGAACCCTCTGACACCATGCTCGACGCGCTGCGCGGCCCACTCGGCCTGACCGGCTCCAAGGAAGGCTGCGCTTCCGGCGACTGCGGCGCCTGTTCGATCACGCTCGATGACCGGCTGGTCTGTTCGTGTTTGATGCTCGCGGTCGAGGCCGAAGGCCACGAGATCCGCACCATCGAGGGCATGGCACATGGCGACAAACTGCATCCGCTGCAGCAGAAGTTTCTGGAATCGGCGGCGCTGCAGTGTGGCATCTGCACCTCGGGCATGCTGATCGCCTCCGACGCGCTGTTGCGGAAAAATCCCAATCCGAGCGAAGAGCAGGTCCGGTTCTGGCTCGCCGGAAATCTGTGCCGGTGCACGGGCTACGACAAGATCGTTCGCGCGGTGATGGAAACCGCCGCTGATATGCGGGAGACAGCACAATGA